From one Stigmatella erecta genomic stretch:
- a CDS encoding LVIVD repeat-containing protein, which produces MAWKHIGGGLLALGIALTGCSEDARTPDSPDASVPSDGDAGADAGGGAGEWDGTYVPLEELGNRVDTGRYASCGIVSGAAPCGELSSFDLSACDDASLAQAGQEGLYVLAMRQESSSGAGSYDFSSSLILSADGGTPLFNNRPATELRQGNSRLFYTDQSYPDGGTRRTSLVTCAAPQAPEFNGCYVSCLNGRLSSRATFTSSRMTWARGEQEASGLEKVSERFVDMAMPVDVYVTHNHAYVVSITGFGMPGGLSVFDVSDKAAPVLVKTVQFPGDGIWNGVWAKDNALYVASDARGVLLFDIRQPADPQFVRSLSLGNDRVHTVFVEGNRLYATDVKGVILYDVSHALEPVELNRYNPFTNGTPHDMFAVGHRLYVNYSTDGFVIADVSDPQNIQTLGTYNFPNHYSHANAVGVFGGRTLAFMGGEGPFEHLRTLDVTEPSQMVKIGTFQLRPIVSIHNMVLVGKRLYLSWYQEGVRVLDVSNPTQPTQVAYFNTFRENDVNRGGYFDGSIGIRVPGDGYIYTVDTSRGLLILREK; this is translated from the coding sequence ATGGCCTGGAAGCACATCGGTGGAGGCTTGTTGGCGCTGGGAATTGCGCTCACGGGGTGCTCGGAGGACGCCCGGACCCCGGATTCTCCAGATGCTTCCGTCCCCTCGGACGGTGACGCGGGGGCAGACGCGGGTGGGGGGGCTGGTGAGTGGGATGGCACCTATGTGCCGCTCGAAGAGCTGGGCAACCGGGTGGACACGGGCCGGTATGCCTCCTGCGGCATCGTGTCCGGCGCGGCCCCCTGCGGGGAGTTGTCGAGCTTCGATCTCTCGGCGTGCGATGACGCGTCCCTGGCCCAGGCGGGCCAGGAGGGCCTGTACGTGCTGGCCATGCGCCAGGAGTCAAGCTCCGGGGCCGGCAGCTACGACTTCTCCTCCTCGTTGATCCTGAGCGCGGATGGGGGAACGCCGCTCTTCAACAACAGGCCCGCCACGGAGCTGCGGCAGGGAAACTCCCGTCTCTTCTACACGGACCAGAGCTATCCCGATGGCGGCACGCGCCGCACGTCGCTCGTCACCTGCGCGGCGCCGCAGGCTCCTGAGTTCAACGGGTGCTACGTGTCCTGCCTCAACGGGCGGTTGAGCAGCCGGGCCACCTTCACCTCGTCGCGGATGACGTGGGCGAGGGGAGAGCAAGAGGCCTCCGGCCTGGAGAAGGTCTCCGAGCGCTTCGTGGACATGGCCATGCCGGTGGATGTGTACGTCACCCACAACCACGCTTATGTGGTGTCCATCACCGGCTTCGGCATGCCGGGAGGGCTGAGCGTCTTTGACGTGAGCGACAAGGCGGCCCCCGTGCTGGTGAAGACCGTCCAGTTTCCGGGAGATGGCATCTGGAACGGGGTGTGGGCGAAGGACAACGCGCTCTACGTGGCCAGTGACGCCCGGGGCGTGCTCCTCTTCGACATCCGGCAGCCTGCGGACCCCCAGTTCGTGCGCAGCCTCTCGCTGGGAAACGACCGGGTGCACACCGTCTTCGTCGAGGGCAACCGCCTCTATGCCACCGACGTCAAGGGCGTCATCCTCTACGACGTCTCCCATGCCCTGGAGCCGGTCGAGCTCAACCGGTACAACCCTTTTACCAACGGCACCCCGCACGACATGTTCGCCGTGGGCCACCGGCTCTACGTCAATTACTCGACGGACGGCTTCGTCATCGCCGACGTGAGCGATCCCCAGAACATCCAGACGCTGGGCACCTACAACTTCCCCAACCACTACAGCCATGCGAACGCGGTGGGGGTGTTCGGGGGCCGGACCCTCGCGTTCATGGGCGGAGAGGGGCCGTTCGAGCACCTGCGCACGCTCGATGTCACGGAGCCCTCCCAGATGGTGAAGATCGGCACGTTCCAGCTCCGGCCCATCGTCTCCATTCACAACATGGTGCTGGTGGGCAAGCGCCTCTACCTCTCCTGGTATCAGGAAGGCGTGAGGGTGCTGGACGTGTCCAACCCCACCCAGCCCACGCAGGTGGCGTACTTCAACACCTTCCGGGAGAACGATGTGAACCGGGGGGGCTACTTCGACGGCTCCATCGGCATCCGCGTCCCGGGAGATGGGTACATCTACACGGTGGACACCTCGCGCGGTCTGCTCATCCTGCGGGAGAAATGA
- a CDS encoding polysaccharide lyase: MKLKNIAAAAGLSLLATGLIAEAAVLFHNSGTLSGWNSINREHKGSVNEVTNITYEGPTAIKVTQVYDPSYTGRYHSEVVKNNVYRRGDTGFYGFAFRLQEDWQFQPQSFNIAQFIADFSNTGCDDYMPSSMIWLQGNQLFTRVKQGTVCSQKTVTFGNLATVSAGQWHKVVMHVKWASDGTGFYKLWFNGQKVLEQYNLNTTVADDRYFQFRVGLYANGWHDTGYMQGSQGTRSIWFDEIGAGTTFADADPSQW; encoded by the coding sequence ATGAAACTCAAGAACATCGCCGCGGCGGCTGGCCTCTCCCTGCTTGCGACCGGCCTGATTGCCGAGGCCGCGGTCCTCTTCCACAACTCCGGAACCCTCTCGGGATGGAACTCCATCAACAGGGAGCACAAGGGCAGCGTGAACGAGGTGACGAACATCACCTACGAGGGGCCCACCGCCATCAAGGTCACCCAGGTGTATGATCCGTCGTACACCGGCCGCTATCACTCGGAGGTCGTGAAGAACAACGTGTACCGCCGCGGCGACACGGGCTTCTACGGCTTCGCGTTCCGGCTGCAGGAGGACTGGCAGTTCCAGCCGCAGTCTTTCAACATCGCCCAGTTCATCGCGGACTTCTCCAACACCGGCTGCGACGACTACATGCCGTCCAGCATGATCTGGCTGCAGGGCAACCAGCTCTTCACGCGCGTGAAGCAGGGCACGGTGTGCAGCCAGAAGACGGTGACGTTCGGCAACCTCGCCACCGTCTCCGCCGGGCAATGGCACAAGGTCGTCATGCACGTGAAGTGGGCGAGCGACGGCACCGGCTTCTACAAGCTCTGGTTCAACGGCCAGAAGGTCCTCGAGCAGTACAACCTGAACACCACCGTCGCGGACGACCGGTACTTCCAGTTCCGCGTGGGGCTCTACGCGAACGGCTGGCATGACACCGGGTACATGCAGGGCAGCCAGGGAACGCGCAGCATCTGGTTCGACGAGATTGGCGCGGGCACCACCTTCGCCGACGCCGATCCCTCTCAGTGGTAA
- a CDS encoding S1 family peptidase: MRGPTVMLLAMAVGACGLPVEPGLAAHRQAVTGGVAEPGFPAVGAIVPVSPLCGEPDEAQPVTCTGTLIAPRAVLTAAHCIENADYPRSLSVVFATEASQARLPERVRTLDGRIHPAWLPGENDLGVLILAEDAPVAPVPLAGEAFPEDGVGQTVQVVGFGLDDQGRTGHRRSGTAQVSSATERTFSITAAPGMSCSGDSGGPVFLETGGAQHLVGVTSYGNLACTAGTNMRIDVQEAFLQRALEAAAYTPPARQPLGPEVDACTVRCQEHADCPLGMACVPWASGEKSCAVAGLEAGRFGPACTHSDDTRLCVKAGAGCRVWQPCVDTAGGGCSASGGPGPLAGLLLALLALAARRPFR; encoded by the coding sequence ATGCGCGGGCCCACCGTCATGCTGCTCGCCATGGCGGTGGGTGCGTGCGGCCTGCCGGTGGAGCCGGGCCTCGCGGCGCACCGGCAGGCCGTCACCGGCGGGGTGGCCGAGCCCGGCTTCCCCGCGGTGGGTGCGATCGTCCCGGTTTCGCCGCTCTGCGGCGAGCCGGACGAGGCGCAGCCGGTCACCTGCACCGGCACGCTGATCGCCCCCCGGGCCGTGCTGACCGCGGCGCACTGCATCGAGAACGCCGATTACCCGCGGTCGCTCTCGGTGGTGTTCGCCACCGAGGCTTCGCAAGCCCGTCTCCCCGAGCGCGTGCGGACCCTCGATGGCCGGATACACCCCGCATGGCTGCCGGGAGAGAACGACCTTGGCGTCCTGATTCTGGCGGAGGATGCCCCGGTGGCCCCGGTGCCGCTGGCCGGGGAGGCCTTTCCGGAAGACGGGGTGGGCCAGACCGTCCAGGTGGTGGGATTCGGCCTCGATGACCAAGGCCGCACCGGCCACCGGCGAAGCGGCACCGCCCAGGTGAGCTCGGCCACGGAGCGAACCTTCTCCATCACGGCCGCCCCCGGCATGTCCTGCAGCGGCGACAGCGGCGGTCCCGTGTTCCTGGAGACCGGTGGGGCCCAGCACCTGGTGGGCGTCACCTCCTACGGCAATCTCGCCTGCACGGCGGGCACCAACATGCGCATCGATGTGCAGGAGGCGTTCCTCCAGAGGGCCCTGGAGGCAGCAGCTTACACACCTCCGGCCCGGCAGCCCCTCGGCCCCGAGGTGGACGCGTGCACGGTGCGCTGCCAGGAACACGCTGACTGTCCCCTGGGGATGGCCTGTGTCCCGTGGGCCTCCGGCGAGAAGAGCTGCGCGGTGGCGGGCCTGGAGGCAGGCCGCTTCGGTCCGGCCTGTACGCACTCGGATGACACCCGCCTGTGTGTGAAGGCGGGAGCAGGGTGCCGCGTGTGGCAGCCGTGTGTGGACACCGCGGGAGGCGGTTGCTCGGCGTCGGGAGGCCCAGGCCCCCTGGCCGGGCTCCTCCTCGCCCTGCTCGCGCTGGCCGCCAGGCGGCCCTTTCGTTAA
- a CDS encoding glycoside hydrolase family 32 protein, producing MKIKAAVSAGALALAAVGPAAPAHAGAVVDYPEFPYPATAYTEPYRGQFHFSARGGWMNDVNAPLYYNGTYHLFFQHNPHGLAWDTMHWGHATSPDLVHWTQKPVALEPGVHPGDLWSGAGVVDTGNTSGLRTGTEPPIVVFAGTNGVVVHYSNDAGRTFQTYDGGRKVVTPAGTSRDPKVFWHAPTSRWVMGVWSDAGGNGVDLYTSADLLHWTWRSRYTASWLFECPDFFPLAVDGNTANTQWVMTDASGEYVIGAFNGTVFTPAWTTPQRMDMGRNTFDGSFYAGLVFSNLPDGRTIQMAWMPGNTGSTWTGSASFPAELKLKTFPEGIRLTRYPIAELESLRTQSAVWSNRVLTSDPATDPLAGTSADTYELLAEFELTGATASRFGFKLHARADGSADRLVTYDRAAQTLYGAPLAPVNGRVKMRLLVDRGQLEVFGNEGKLSVTDTVSFNSAPASQGLRLYAEGGSVKLVSLQLYRLGSSWGAGESTLETNLAGGWKAVAGTWQDVTGGKQGAAGSATNGFYLSGQSGTDFTYEGDVRVVSGVAAALTFRASADAAQHYTVNVHPGLGVKLWRPGRDIALAAVPLVVGRTYHLKVVAQGARFRVYLDNGTTPLIDATDTAHASGRFGINVYDGTGVVQNLLVNAPGFRTNLAGPWRATAGIWTEPLGGKQGAVAGDGFLLSAQTGSNFTYEGEVRVVNGGLAYGGAAALTFRANADATQHYTVNVDTAGLVKLWRPGRDIATYAAPIVAGRTYHLKVVASGTRFQVYLDHGTVPVIDATDTAYASGLFGLNVHDATALIQNVTVSP from the coding sequence TTGAAAATCAAAGCTGCTGTGTCCGCGGGGGCCCTGGCCCTCGCCGCCGTGGGGCCTGCCGCGCCGGCCCATGCGGGCGCCGTGGTGGACTACCCCGAGTTCCCCTACCCCGCGACGGCCTACACGGAGCCGTACCGGGGCCAGTTTCACTTCAGCGCCCGGGGGGGGTGGATGAACGACGTCAACGCCCCGCTGTATTACAACGGGACCTACCACCTGTTCTTCCAGCACAACCCCCATGGGCTGGCCTGGGACACCATGCACTGGGGCCATGCCACCAGCCCGGACCTGGTGCATTGGACCCAGAAGCCCGTGGCGCTCGAGCCCGGGGTGCACCCCGGGGACCTTTGGTCCGGGGCGGGGGTCGTGGATACCGGCAATACCTCGGGGCTGCGCACCGGGACCGAGCCGCCCATCGTCGTGTTCGCCGGGACCAACGGCGTCGTCGTGCACTACAGCAACGACGCGGGCCGGACGTTCCAGACCTACGACGGCGGGCGCAAGGTCGTCACCCCCGCGGGCACCAGCCGGGACCCCAAGGTGTTCTGGCATGCGCCGACGTCGCGCTGGGTGATGGGGGTGTGGTCCGACGCGGGCGGCAACGGGGTGGACCTGTACACCTCGGCGGACCTGCTGCACTGGACGTGGCGCAGCCGGTACACGGCCAGCTGGCTCTTCGAGTGCCCGGACTTCTTCCCGCTCGCGGTGGATGGCAACACGGCCAACACCCAGTGGGTCATGACGGATGCCAGCGGGGAGTACGTCATCGGCGCGTTCAACGGCACGGTGTTCACCCCGGCCTGGACCACGCCTCAGCGGATGGACATGGGCCGCAACACCTTCGATGGCTCCTTCTACGCGGGGCTCGTCTTCAGCAACCTGCCGGATGGGCGCACCATCCAGATGGCCTGGATGCCGGGCAACACGGGCAGCACCTGGACGGGCAGTGCCTCCTTTCCCGCCGAGCTGAAGCTGAAGACCTTCCCCGAGGGAATCCGGCTGACCCGCTATCCCATCGCGGAGCTCGAATCGCTGCGGACCCAGAGCGCGGTCTGGAGCAACCGGGTGCTGACCAGCGACCCGGCCACGGATCCGCTCGCGGGGACCTCGGCCGACACCTACGAGCTGCTCGCCGAGTTTGAGCTCACCGGCGCCACCGCGTCGCGCTTTGGCTTCAAGCTGCACGCCCGCGCGGATGGGTCCGCCGACCGCCTGGTGACCTATGACCGGGCCGCGCAGACGCTGTACGGGGCCCCGCTGGCGCCGGTCAACGGCCGGGTGAAGATGCGGCTGCTCGTCGACCGCGGCCAGCTCGAGGTGTTCGGCAACGAGGGCAAGCTGTCGGTGACGGACACCGTCTCCTTCAACTCCGCCCCGGCCAGTCAGGGGCTTCGCCTCTATGCGGAGGGCGGCAGCGTCAAGCTGGTCTCCTTGCAGCTCTACCGGCTCGGCTCCAGCTGGGGCGCGGGCGAGTCCACGCTCGAGACCAACCTCGCCGGCGGCTGGAAGGCCGTGGCCGGCACCTGGCAGGACGTGACGGGCGGGAAGCAGGGAGCGGCCGGGAGCGCCACCAATGGCTTCTACCTCAGCGGCCAGAGCGGCACGGACTTCACCTACGAGGGCGACGTGCGCGTCGTCAGCGGCGTGGCGGCGGCGCTGACCTTCCGGGCCAGCGCGGATGCGGCCCAGCACTACACGGTCAATGTGCACCCGGGACTGGGCGTCAAGCTGTGGCGGCCCGGCCGGGACATCGCCCTGGCCGCGGTCCCCCTCGTGGTGGGACGCACCTACCACCTCAAGGTGGTGGCGCAGGGAGCGCGCTTCCGGGTGTACCTGGACAACGGCACCACCCCCCTCATCGACGCCACCGACACGGCCCATGCCAGCGGCCGCTTCGGAATCAATGTCTACGACGGCACGGGCGTCGTGCAGAACCTCCTGGTGAACGCCCCCGGCTTTCGCACCAACCTGGCGGGGCCGTGGCGCGCCACCGCGGGCATCTGGACCGAGCCGCTGGGCGGCAAGCAGGGCGCGGTGGCGGGAGATGGCTTTCTGCTCAGTGCCCAGACGGGCAGCAACTTCACCTATGAGGGGGAGGTGCGCGTGGTCAACGGGGGCCTGGCCTACGGAGGCGCTGCGGCGCTGACGTTCCGCGCCAACGCGGACGCGACCCAGCACTACACGGTCAACGTGGACACGGCGGGCCTGGTCAAGCTCTGGCGCCCGGGCCGGGACATCGCCACGTACGCGGCGCCCATCGTGGCGGGCCGGACGTACCACCTCAAGGTGGTGGCCAGCGGCACGCGCTTCCAGGTGTATCTGGACCACGGCACCGTGCCCGTCATCGACGCCACGGATACCGCGTATGCGAGCGGGCTCTTCGGGCTCAACGTCCACGACGCCACCGCGCTCATCCAGAACGTGACCGTGAGCCCGTGA
- a CDS encoding immunoglobulin-like domain-containing protein: MRSVLTSPGYLLAGLLLTSGCQPAPQEDTVLLQPGEVLPTETFFLGSRGDASQDGVSPVFTRTALGPGLRYQLTLREEGPGEARAALQLSVNGGKDWFHPEPVPGTAAALETSYTVMGQGHPLAARLVRASRSNNEGTLTLTLALLSPSPRCESASECEDGNLCTVDTCNPDGTCGHEQVLCVAGTACTPGLAPATPPPGEEAPRSPDGGTCVDAHHPSLVVNGPLDMTLECGVDAWVDPGASATDACGAVPVRTYNSGQDAYGPGPNPCAEGTYPVQYIAWNALGYTVKAIRSVRVDDRTPPTLKLKGPAFMTHPCGSPWADPGVEAFDACYGYIAPEVKWQGEVNGWLEGTYTKVYTLTDSGGNAALPVRRTVQVVNCPWK, from the coding sequence ATGAGAAGCGTCCTCACCTCGCCTGGATACCTTCTCGCAGGACTGCTCCTCACCAGCGGGTGCCAACCCGCCCCCCAGGAGGACACCGTGCTCCTCCAGCCAGGGGAGGTGCTCCCCACGGAGACGTTCTTCCTCGGCTCGCGCGGGGATGCCAGCCAGGACGGCGTTAGCCCCGTCTTCACCCGGACGGCCCTGGGCCCAGGCCTCCGCTATCAGCTCACCCTTCGGGAGGAAGGCCCCGGGGAAGCCAGGGCGGCCTTGCAGTTGAGCGTGAACGGCGGAAAGGACTGGTTCCATCCCGAGCCCGTCCCCGGCACCGCCGCGGCCCTGGAGACGTCCTACACCGTCATGGGCCAGGGCCATCCCCTGGCCGCGCGCCTCGTCCGCGCCTCGCGCTCGAACAACGAGGGAACGCTCACGCTGACCCTCGCGTTGCTGTCCCCCTCGCCCCGCTGCGAGTCGGCCAGCGAGTGCGAGGACGGCAACCTCTGCACGGTGGACACGTGCAACCCGGACGGCACCTGTGGCCACGAGCAGGTGCTCTGTGTGGCGGGCACCGCCTGCACGCCGGGCCTGGCTCCGGCCACGCCGCCTCCCGGCGAGGAGGCGCCCCGCTCCCCTGACGGCGGCACCTGCGTGGATGCGCACCATCCCTCGCTGGTGGTCAACGGCCCGCTCGACATGACGCTGGAGTGTGGCGTGGATGCCTGGGTGGATCCCGGTGCCTCGGCGACGGACGCGTGTGGCGCCGTCCCGGTGCGGACCTACAACTCGGGCCAGGATGCCTACGGCCCCGGCCCCAACCCCTGCGCCGAGGGGACCTACCCGGTGCAGTACATCGCCTGGAATGCGCTCGGCTACACCGTGAAGGCCATCCGCTCGGTGCGCGTGGACGACCGGACGCCGCCCACGCTGAAGCTCAAGGGGCCCGCCTTCATGACGCACCCCTGCGGCAGCCCGTGGGCGGACCCGGGCGTCGAGGCCTTCGACGCCTGCTATGGCTACATCGCGCCCGAGGTGAAGTGGCAGGGCGAGGTGAATGGCTGGCTCGAAGGCACCTACACCAAGGTCTACACCTTGACGGACAGTGGCGGAAACGCCGCCCTGCCCGTCCGCCGCACCGTCCAGGTCGTCAACTGCCCCTGGAAGTAG